In Terriglobales bacterium, the following are encoded in one genomic region:
- a CDS encoding PilZ domain-containing protein — translation MRHHLPEQRRESRLHNPLSATVSPINQPNELQVAALRDMNTLGAFFYSEMQAEIGEGLSLQLVLPDSGDGRQLKISCEGEVVRVEPGYDGVASGFAVRFSRYDISWVH, via the coding sequence ATGCGGCATCACCTGCCCGAGCAGCGCCGGGAATCCCGGCTGCACAACCCGCTGTCGGCGACCGTTTCCCCCATCAATCAGCCTAACGAGCTGCAAGTCGCCGCATTGCGCGATATGAATACCCTGGGAGCGTTCTTTTACAGCGAGATGCAGGCGGAAATCGGTGAAGGTCTGTCCCTGCAATTGGTTCTGCCTGACTCCGGCGATGGTCGCCAACTGAAGATCTCATGCGAAGGCGAAGTCGTTCGCGTCGAGCCTGGATATGACGGAGTGGCCAGCGGATTTGCCGTCCGGTTCAGCCGCTACGACATTTCCTGGGTGCACTAA
- a CDS encoding 2-oxoisovalerate dehydrogenase: MIPTEIIFDVQESPEGGYEARALGFPIFTEADSLDELKTMLRDAVLCHFGDNEKPGVIRLHMVKDEVISV; encoded by the coding sequence ATGATTCCCACCGAGATCATCTTCGATGTACAGGAATCTCCCGAGGGAGGCTACGAAGCACGCGCACTCGGATTTCCGATATTCACAGAGGCAGATTCCCTCGATGAACTCAAAACGATGCTCCGCGATGCGGTGCTCTGCCATTTCGGGGACAATGAAAAACCTGGCGTAATTCGTTTGCACATGGTCAAGGATGAGGTCATTTCGGTTTGA
- the efp gene encoding elongation factor P has translation MAIPATQLRPGMIIKHNNDLHSVFSVEHRTPGNLRAFIQAKLRNLRTGAMFEHRFRSPDPIDKIVVDEVDMEFLYSDGDDFYFMNTETYEQTHLKRDTLGDAVEYLTPNLQIKVEFYDSKPVGIELPQTVELTVVETEPGLKSATASSVTKPAKLETGLVVQVPPFINEGEKIRVDTAEGAYLSRA, from the coding sequence ATGGCGATTCCAGCCACACAGTTGCGTCCGGGCATGATCATCAAGCACAACAATGATCTGCACTCGGTGTTCAGCGTTGAGCACCGTACCCCGGGCAATCTGCGCGCGTTCATTCAGGCCAAGCTGCGCAATCTGCGCACCGGAGCGATGTTCGAGCACCGCTTCCGCTCGCCCGATCCCATCGACAAGATCGTCGTCGATGAAGTCGATATGGAGTTCCTCTATAGCGACGGCGACGATTTCTACTTCATGAACACGGAAACCTACGAGCAAACGCACCTGAAGCGCGACACACTCGGGGATGCCGTCGAGTACCTGACGCCAAATCTGCAAATCAAAGTCGAGTTCTACGACAGCAAGCCGGTAGGAATTGAACTGCCGCAAACAGTAGAACTCACGGTGGTCGAAACCGAACCGGGACTCAAAAGCGCCACAGCCAGCAGCGTGACAAAGCCAGCAAAGCTGGAAACCGGGCTGGTAGTCCAAGTGCCGCCGTTCATCAACGAAGGCGAAAAGATTCGAGTAGATACGGCCGAAGGCGCGTATTTGTCCAGAGCGTGA
- a CDS encoding acylphosphatase: protein MTRRYIITGRVQGVGFRWFVEREARAIGIGGWVRNNEDGAVEVLASGSDEQLARLRKALDSGPRAARVDEVQEFEEEQQARETSFRIEGAW, encoded by the coding sequence ATGACTCGTCGCTACATCATCACGGGACGCGTTCAAGGCGTAGGCTTTCGCTGGTTTGTGGAACGCGAAGCCCGCGCCATCGGCATTGGCGGATGGGTGCGCAATAACGAAGATGGCGCCGTCGAGGTCCTCGCCAGCGGCAGCGATGAGCAGCTTGCGCGGTTGCGGAAGGCGCTCGACAGCGGACCGCGAGCGGCGCGCGTCGATGAAGTGCAGGAATTTGAAGAAGAGCAGCAAGCAAGGGAAACATCATTCCGCATCGAAGGAGCCTGGTAA
- a CDS encoding adenine phosphoribosyltransferase — MSPSPGRSTSKSQPINCDHLKKLIREVPDFPKPGILFYDITTLLKDKVGFATLIDALSAHYMEKDIDLVLGIEARGFIFGPALAYRLNAGFVPVRKPKKLPAETAKVTYQLEYGSDSLEMHKDAVRRGQRVIIVDDLLATGGTCAATIQLVKSLGGNIAGLAFVVELDFLNGREKLKEYDVFSLLHYSS; from the coding sequence ATGAGCCCCTCTCCCGGAAGGTCCACGTCAAAGTCGCAACCAATCAACTGCGATCATCTCAAGAAGCTGATCCGCGAAGTTCCTGATTTTCCTAAACCGGGAATTCTCTTTTATGACATCACAACGCTGCTCAAAGACAAGGTCGGCTTTGCCACGCTGATCGATGCACTCTCAGCGCACTACATGGAGAAAGACATCGATCTCGTTTTGGGAATCGAGGCGCGGGGCTTCATTTTCGGCCCAGCTCTGGCTTATCGACTGAATGCTGGCTTCGTGCCAGTCCGCAAACCCAAGAAGCTGCCAGCCGAGACCGCAAAGGTGACATATCAGCTCGAATACGGCAGCGACTCGCTCGAGATGCACAAAGACGCAGTCCGCCGCGGCCAGCGCGTGATCATCGTAGATGATCTTCTTGCTACCGGCGGAACCTGCGCTGCGACGATTCAACTCGTAAAATCGTTAGGCGGCAACATCGCGGGCTTGGCGTTTGTAGTCGAGCTCGATTTCCTCAATGGCCGCGAGAAGCTGAAGGAATACGACGTCTTCTCGTTGCTGCATTACAGCTCCTGA
- a CDS encoding alkaline phosphatase family protein: MSVTGSNICKFSLVSFFLFLLSFTPGCGRGLVAGSLQPAGPPSIGSFTAAATSITAGQSTTLNWATTGATAVTIDNGVGTVAASGSATVSPTQTTTYTLTATGSGGSSSAHVTVTVNQPKPTVTITVNPTGVSPGQSSTLTVTATNASEVGVVCSDSDGTQEFTSTLPGTGGTLSVTPKNTVTCVATATGADNQTATASVQVTVKDVHQINHVIFLMQENRSFDNYFGMLNPYRKSHGFEIGDDGKQYDVDGIEDKLNKFPNPDDEGDNFNLFKLSTTCVDDLSSAWLESYGDVNRFDFAPSRSILMNGFVHIAEGFAKSGAGTGKFTDLKGRRAMGYYDQDFLNYYYFMASEFALSDRWFSPVASKTIPNRLATMTGGTTQGLVRDPSNDDHVGGLSIETIFQKLDNAGVSWKIYYSVTADECPADTDECQSSHPDKFPATSFSYFNYSARYLYDNPTHAACNAPTQPSGQAVGDPNNDFCIDPNHIAPLSQFLTDMSNGTLPAFAYIEPGYGISDEHPGSGASILVGQREMAKLINAFMASPSWSDSVFFLSYDEGGGPFDHVPPVPGHTNDFTDATLGVTTDIRSIAVNPDQFNPCLGGPGNLHCDLQSTDPGANPGDAPAQQGFAAQLGFRLPNIVISPFTKKHYVAHTPMDHTAIIKFVEDRFIHDGNYLTARDAAQPSLNEFFDFVNVPWKTPPSPPTPASTSACHPADLGP, translated from the coding sequence ATGTCAGTAACCGGATCGAACATCTGCAAGTTCTCATTGGTGTCTTTTTTTCTTTTTCTTCTGAGCTTCACCCCCGGATGTGGGCGAGGCCTGGTTGCCGGATCGCTACAGCCCGCCGGACCGCCATCGATCGGCAGCTTTACTGCCGCAGCCACGTCCATCACCGCGGGACAGAGCACCACACTGAATTGGGCGACCACCGGCGCGACTGCAGTAACAATCGACAACGGGGTCGGAACCGTTGCTGCCTCCGGATCTGCCACCGTTTCACCGACGCAAACGACGACTTACACGCTAACTGCCACGGGCAGCGGAGGCAGCAGCTCTGCTCATGTCACCGTCACCGTGAATCAGCCCAAGCCGACGGTCACGATTACCGTCAACCCAACCGGCGTGAGCCCCGGACAAAGCTCGACACTGACAGTGACTGCGACTAATGCCTCCGAGGTGGGAGTTGTCTGCAGCGATAGCGACGGCACTCAGGAATTCACCAGCACCCTGCCCGGAACCGGCGGCACTCTGTCGGTCACTCCCAAGAACACGGTTACGTGCGTCGCTACAGCGACAGGGGCAGATAACCAAACGGCGACAGCATCTGTGCAGGTGACGGTGAAAGATGTGCACCAGATCAACCACGTCATCTTCCTCATGCAGGAGAACCGCAGCTTCGACAATTACTTTGGCATGCTCAATCCCTATCGCAAGAGCCACGGCTTTGAAATAGGAGACGATGGCAAACAATATGACGTCGATGGAATTGAAGATAAGCTGAATAAATTCCCAAATCCGGACGACGAAGGGGACAACTTCAACCTCTTCAAGCTCAGCACTACGTGCGTGGATGATCTGTCCTCAGCCTGGCTGGAGAGCTATGGCGACGTGAATCGATTCGACTTCGCCCCTTCGCGCTCGATCCTGATGAACGGCTTCGTGCATATTGCCGAGGGTTTTGCCAAGAGCGGAGCGGGAACCGGCAAGTTCACCGATCTCAAAGGCCGTCGCGCGATGGGCTACTACGACCAGGATTTTCTTAACTACTACTACTTCATGGCATCGGAGTTTGCCTTGTCCGATCGCTGGTTCTCTCCAGTGGCCAGCAAGACCATTCCGAATCGCCTGGCGACGATGACCGGAGGCACCACGCAAGGCCTGGTTCGCGATCCGTCGAACGATGACCACGTCGGCGGACTGAGTATCGAAACTATTTTCCAGAAGCTCGACAACGCAGGCGTCTCCTGGAAGATTTACTACTCGGTTACTGCGGACGAATGTCCTGCCGACACCGATGAGTGTCAATCGAGCCACCCTGACAAATTTCCCGCAACGTCATTTTCATACTTCAACTACTCGGCGAGATATCTGTACGACAATCCAACGCACGCGGCGTGCAACGCTCCAACGCAGCCGTCCGGACAAGCCGTGGGCGATCCCAATAACGACTTCTGTATCGATCCAAATCATATTGCGCCGTTGTCACAATTCTTGACTGATATGAGCAATGGGACGCTGCCGGCCTTTGCCTACATTGAGCCCGGATATGGAATCAGCGATGAGCATCCCGGCTCCGGCGCCTCGATTCTCGTCGGACAGCGGGAGATGGCGAAGCTGATCAACGCATTCATGGCGAGCCCATCGTGGAGCGATTCCGTCTTCTTCCTTTCCTACGATGAAGGCGGCGGGCCGTTCGACCACGTTCCTCCGGTCCCCGGTCATACCAACGATTTCACCGACGCTACGTTGGGCGTAACTACCGACATCCGCAGCATTGCCGTGAATCCCGATCAGTTCAATCCCTGCCTCGGCGGCCCCGGCAATCTGCACTGTGATTTACAAAGCACCGATCCCGGAGCAAATCCCGGAGATGCTCCGGCGCAACAAGGATTCGCCGCACAGCTAGGTTTCCGCCTGCCGAACATCGTGATTTCTCCATTTACCAAGAAACACTATGTTGCCCACACACCGATGGATCACACCGCGATCATCAAGTTCGTGGAAGATCGATTCATTCACGATGGCAACTATCTGACCGCCCGCGATGCGGCCCAACCGAGCTTGAACGAGTTCTTCGATTTCGTGAACGTGCCCTGGAAGACTCCGCCCAGCCCGCCAACTCCGGCATCGACCAGCGCATGCCACCCGGCAGACCTGGGACCGTGA
- a CDS encoding nuclear transport factor 2 family protein, translated as MSPGPAIREFALEWIEAWNSHDLDAIMSHYDDEVVLTSPVAAKILNRPSGRVEGKVALREYFRRGLQAYPNLNFELLDAMRGLSSIVLCYRNQSGTRTAEFMELGENGKIIRVVANYST; from the coding sequence ATGTCTCCAGGACCTGCAATTAGAGAATTTGCACTCGAGTGGATTGAAGCATGGAACTCGCACGATCTTGACGCCATTATGTCGCACTACGACGACGAGGTCGTCCTGACCTCTCCAGTGGCGGCCAAGATATTGAATCGTCCATCCGGGAGGGTCGAAGGCAAGGTCGCGCTGCGCGAGTACTTCCGGCGCGGACTGCAAGCCTATCCGAACCTCAATTTTGAGTTGCTGGACGCAATGCGCGGCCTAAGCAGCATCGTCCTCTGCTACAGGAATCAGAGCGGTACAAGAACCGCAGAGTTTATGGAGCTGGGTGAGAACGGCAAGATCATCCGGGTGGTCGCAAACTACAGCACGTGA
- a CDS encoding transposase: MPTRLKRIYGHHDLHFVTCSCYKRQPLLGSGRSRDVFLRIFEQVRRKYRFEVVGYVVMPEDFHVLISEPEIGTPSTVLQVLKQRVGQRLLPPRRKSQNQLGLWKENGKQKKRHFFQPRFYDFNVYTRRKIIEKLRYMHRNQVKRGLVPSPELWGWSSFRAYYFGEKSVVWIEGLHPNPKLRMVKATRLVGD; this comes from the coding sequence GTGCCCACGCGTCTGAAACGTATTTACGGTCATCATGACCTTCATTTCGTTACCTGCAGTTGCTACAAAAGGCAGCCACTTCTGGGAAGCGGGCGTTCTCGCGATGTCTTCCTCCGCATCTTCGAGCAGGTTCGGCGGAAGTATCGCTTTGAAGTGGTCGGCTATGTGGTCATGCCTGAGGACTTTCACGTTTTGATCAGTGAGCCTGAAATCGGGACGCCTTCGACGGTGCTGCAGGTTCTAAAACAAAGGGTAGGTCAGCGTCTGCTGCCGCCTCGACGGAAGAGCCAGAATCAACTCGGCTTGTGGAAAGAAAATGGAAAGCAGAAGAAGCGTCATTTCTTTCAGCCTCGCTTTTATGACTTCAACGTCTACACTCGCAGAAAGATCATCGAGAAGCTGCGCTATATGCACAGAAATCAAGTAAAGCGAGGATTGGTACCGTCGCCAGAATTATGGGGGTGGAGCAGTTTCCGAGCCTACTATTTTGGCGAGAAGAGCGTGGTCTGGATCGAGGGACTACACCCGAACCCCAAGCTGCGGATGGTGAAAGCGACCAGGTTGGTAGGCGATTGA